A genomic segment from Luteolibacter ambystomatis encodes:
- the dnaX gene encoding DNA polymerase III subunit gamma/tau has translation MSYQVFARKYRPKTFDDVLGQDHVVRTLRNAIEQKRLAHAYLFVGPRGTGKTSTARILAKALNCTGGPKADFDPNEDVCVEIAEGRSLDVLEIDGASNNGVEQVRDLRESVRFAPARGQFKIYYIDEVHMLSNAAFNALLKTLEEPPPHVKFIFATTEANKILPTILSRCQRFDLRPIPTDLIAKHLLHIASEENVKLDEAAAWAVAKGADGGMRDAQSMLDQLVAFCGDHITEANVLDVFGFTSREKVAQLASTLLSRQTPAALSLIQKEAESGRELGQLLGELVGALRALLVAKLDPSADGDGIPAELWQGLLSAADAYPPDRILSAIDVFAETEGRMKWSTNKRLHFELGLIKAIQVLGEVRLSDVIKVLAKGADSLGDAGIAAAIPAVVPSTPEPVREAAPAYEPEPEPEYVPEPAPLPPPPAKVWEPEEERAVAAPVSSVPKRSLDAITSRFDSLIAAAPEHSEPPPPLVEPPPFKSAETAAPPEPPKPTRAAVDENFHRDPLIEHALAALEGRVVG, from the coding sequence GTGAGCTATCAGGTCTTCGCCCGCAAATACCGCCCCAAAACCTTCGATGACGTCCTCGGGCAGGACCACGTCGTCCGCACGCTGCGCAATGCCATCGAGCAAAAGCGCCTCGCGCACGCCTACCTTTTCGTCGGTCCCCGCGGCACCGGCAAGACCTCGACCGCGCGCATCCTGGCGAAGGCGCTGAACTGCACCGGCGGCCCGAAGGCCGACTTCGACCCGAACGAGGACGTGTGCGTGGAGATCGCGGAAGGCCGCTCGCTGGACGTGCTGGAAATCGACGGTGCCTCGAACAACGGCGTGGAGCAGGTGCGCGACCTGCGCGAGTCCGTGCGCTTCGCCCCGGCCCGCGGCCAGTTCAAGATCTACTACATCGACGAGGTCCACATGCTCAGCAACGCGGCGTTCAACGCCCTGCTGAAAACGCTTGAGGAACCGCCGCCGCACGTGAAGTTCATCTTCGCCACCACGGAGGCGAACAAGATCCTGCCGACCATCCTGTCCCGCTGCCAGCGGTTCGACCTGCGGCCGATCCCCACCGATCTGATCGCGAAGCACCTGTTGCACATCGCCAGTGAGGAAAACGTGAAGCTCGATGAAGCTGCGGCATGGGCCGTGGCGAAGGGAGCGGACGGCGGCATGCGCGATGCGCAGTCGATGCTCGACCAACTCGTGGCCTTCTGCGGCGATCACATCACCGAGGCGAACGTGCTGGACGTGTTCGGCTTCACTTCCCGTGAAAAGGTCGCGCAACTCGCATCCACACTGCTTTCCCGCCAGACTCCGGCGGCGCTTTCATTGATCCAGAAGGAAGCCGAATCCGGTCGCGAGCTCGGCCAGCTTCTCGGCGAACTCGTCGGCGCCCTGCGCGCCCTGCTGGTGGCGAAGCTCGATCCCTCCGCGGATGGCGATGGCATCCCCGCCGAACTGTGGCAGGGCCTGCTTTCCGCCGCGGACGCCTACCCGCCGGACCGCATCCTTTCCGCCATCGATGTGTTCGCGGAAACAGAGGGCCGCATGAAGTGGTCCACGAACAAGCGCCTTCACTTCGAACTCGGCCTGATCAAGGCCATCCAGGTGCTTGGCGAGGTCCGCCTCTCCGATGTGATCAAAGTGCTCGCCAAGGGGGCCGACAGCCTCGGCGATGCCGGGATTGCCGCCGCAATTCCTGCTGTCGTTCCGTCCACTCCGGAACCGGTTCGCGAAGCCGCTCCGGCTTACGAACCGGAGCCGGAACCCGAATACGTCCCGGAACCCGCTCCACTGCCGCCTCCGCCCGCCAAGGTATGGGAACCGGAGGAAGAACGGGCCGTTGCCGCGCCGGTTTCCTCCGTGCCGAAGCGTTCGCTGGATGCCATCACCAGCCGGTTCGATTCGCTGATCGCCGCCGCACCGGAGCATAGCGAACCGCCGCCACCGCTGGTGGAGCCGCCTCCCTTCAAGTCCGCGGAAACCGCCGCGCCACCCGAACCGCCGAAACCGACCCGCGCGGCGGTGGATGAGAACTTCCACCGCGATCCGCTCATCGAACACGCTCTCGCCGCTCTTGAAGGCCGGGTGGTCGGGTAG
- a CDS encoding GAF domain-containing protein, whose translation MRIPERDEKQRLYEDARLRISGLTAGEPDRIARMAGIVSVLHGLIPHYYWTGFYRVVGGQLVIGPYQGTVGCARIAWGRGVCGAAWQTGETQVVPDVHAFPGHIACDALSESEIVVPVRDGAARIIAVFDVDSTLPGAFDEIDRIGLEWIFSAWGE comes from the coding sequence ATGCGAATTCCGGAACGCGATGAGAAACAAAGGCTTTACGAGGACGCCCGGCTGCGGATCAGCGGCCTGACCGCCGGAGAACCGGACCGGATCGCCCGGATGGCGGGCATCGTTTCCGTGCTCCACGGGCTGATACCGCACTATTACTGGACGGGATTCTACCGGGTGGTGGGCGGACAACTGGTCATCGGACCGTATCAGGGCACGGTCGGCTGCGCGCGGATCGCGTGGGGCCGGGGTGTCTGTGGCGCTGCCTGGCAAACCGGCGAAACGCAGGTGGTGCCGGACGTTCATGCTTTCCCGGGTCACATCGCCTGCGACGCGCTTTCCGAAAGCGAAATCGTCGTTCCCGTGCGGGATGGAGCCGCACGGATCATCGCCGTCTTCGATGTCGATTCCACCCTGCCTGGTGCCTTCGATGAGATCGACCGGATCGGCCTGGAATGGATCTTCTCCGCGTGGGGAGAGTGA
- a CDS encoding glycoside hydrolase family 75 protein yields the protein MSERQDPKHISGVKRRQAGKTAPRWALMLVVLGLVAAGFLFTPVPGKIKRGLREVFAPKVSATGKSQQEIEDLLRREGDRIRAEKDAEAQKEIDDLRRELESARKTPPRQDNPTQTPATPDEPSGPETDVRKLTSGIPFKVEVKLDHGTLASKERVTPDSYAAFYTLNVRLPAPAKTLAELQTSNPKLGAILPGLGEILTKGEVSKWYYTLYDNKTTRIKKDATALNELLTKHNLFDCETILNLKSASGRRAMLMQADMDVVSDGSDGDRLPKMPDEIVNSPNYQPFTSYGWSKKTQTPNPIVAGWERRVAAGEKELADRGTTAERKTWLRSRIAMLKRGITDMKGRSFLIAEYDPFIVIPINILGNSSDPFAPNIGDYALVIHGEKVLPAIVGDGGPNFKVGEASLRIAKELSSRATPYNRPVSDLKVTYLVFPGTRDPNAPPDYGAWRTKCETLVGEFGGIGEGYKILEWKNLLEPPAPPVPPQPAPGQSTPAGQPVPQLPTPTTPQSVPPEINAPKPGGN from the coding sequence ATGTCCGAACGGCAGGATCCCAAACACATTTCCGGAGTGAAGCGCCGTCAGGCCGGCAAAACCGCGCCGCGTTGGGCGCTGATGCTGGTCGTGCTTGGATTGGTCGCCGCCGGATTCCTGTTCACGCCCGTGCCCGGCAAGATCAAGCGCGGTCTGCGCGAAGTTTTCGCACCGAAGGTCAGCGCCACCGGCAAGTCCCAGCAGGAGATCGAGGACTTGCTTCGCCGCGAGGGCGACCGCATCCGCGCCGAAAAGGATGCCGAGGCCCAGAAGGAAATCGACGACCTGCGCCGCGAACTCGAAAGCGCCCGCAAGACTCCGCCGCGCCAGGACAATCCCACGCAAACTCCTGCCACACCGGACGAACCTTCCGGTCCGGAAACCGATGTCCGCAAGCTCACTTCCGGCATCCCCTTCAAGGTGGAGGTGAAGCTCGACCACGGCACGCTCGCCTCGAAGGAACGCGTGACCCCGGACAGCTACGCCGCTTTTTACACACTGAACGTCCGCCTGCCCGCGCCGGCCAAGACGTTGGCCGAGCTCCAAACTTCCAATCCCAAGCTCGGCGCGATCCTGCCCGGACTCGGAGAAATTCTCACCAAGGGCGAAGTGTCGAAATGGTACTATACCCTCTACGACAACAAGACCACGCGCATCAAAAAGGATGCCACGGCCCTCAACGAACTGCTCACCAAGCACAACCTCTTCGACTGTGAAACCATCCTCAACCTGAAGTCCGCCAGCGGCCGCCGCGCGATGCTCATGCAGGCGGACATGGACGTGGTCTCGGACGGCTCCGATGGGGACCGCCTGCCGAAGATGCCGGACGAGATCGTCAATTCACCGAACTACCAGCCCTTCACCAGCTACGGTTGGTCGAAGAAAACACAGACGCCGAACCCGATCGTCGCCGGTTGGGAAAGGCGCGTCGCCGCGGGTGAAAAGGAACTCGCGGACAGGGGGACCACCGCGGAGCGCAAGACCTGGCTGCGCAGCCGCATCGCCATGCTCAAGCGCGGCATCACGGACATGAAGGGGCGCTCCTTCCTCATCGCGGAATACGATCCCTTCATCGTCATCCCCATCAACATCCTCGGCAATTCCAGTGATCCCTTCGCCCCGAACATCGGCGACTACGCGCTGGTGATCCATGGCGAAAAGGTGCTGCCCGCGATCGTGGGTGATGGCGGACCGAACTTCAAGGTGGGCGAGGCCTCACTGCGGATCGCGAAGGAACTCAGCAGCCGCGCCACGCCCTACAACCGCCCGGTGTCCGATCTCAAGGTGACCTATCTCGTCTTCCCCGGTACCCGCGATCCGAACGCGCCGCCGGACTACGGTGCATGGCGTACCAAATGCGAAACGCTGGTGGGCGAGTTCGGCGGCATCGGGGAAGGCTACAAGATCCTCGAGTGGAAGAACCTGTTGGAACCACCCGCGCCGCCCGTGCCACCACAGCCCGCCCCCGGCCAATCCACCCCGGCGGGTCAGCCGGTCCCGCAGCTTCCCACACCCACGACTCCGCAGTCCGTGCCACCGGAGATCAATGCCCCGAAGCCCGGCGGAAATTGA
- a CDS encoding aminotransferase class IV, which translates to MSRQVWCNGRMMSAEELRISPFDRGLTGGLGLFETILAIEGRPVFLERHLARHAEGCARLGWEAPQEPEIAEAIHTILAENQLTTGRARVRLFQTAGEGRLDALQRGPDAAVILTAAPNAPVPAAVSVTFSKWPRNERSALTGLKCASYAENLLALADARRQGYDEAYFLNTRGDVCEATTANLFVVKGGRITTPPLSSGCLPGITRGWLLETAAALGLSIAEERVTRNDLLEADEVFLTSATRGPVVVSRLDGREYAPPVLTPRCRAAWEHA; encoded by the coding sequence ATGAGCCGGCAGGTGTGGTGCAACGGGCGGATGATGTCCGCGGAGGAACTCCGGATATCCCCGTTCGACCGCGGCCTGACCGGGGGGCTCGGCCTGTTCGAAACCATCCTCGCGATCGAGGGCCGCCCCGTTTTTCTGGAACGCCATCTCGCCCGCCACGCGGAAGGCTGTGCCCGGCTCGGCTGGGAAGCCCCTCAGGAGCCGGAAATCGCGGAGGCCATCCACACGATCCTTGCGGAAAACCAGCTCACCACCGGCCGCGCCCGCGTGCGCCTCTTCCAGACCGCCGGTGAAGGAAGACTGGATGCCCTCCAGCGGGGGCCCGACGCGGCGGTCATTCTCACCGCCGCGCCGAATGCACCGGTGCCCGCGGCGGTTTCCGTCACCTTCTCGAAATGGCCGCGCAACGAGCGTTCCGCCCTCACTGGCCTGAAGTGCGCCTCCTATGCGGAAAACCTCCTCGCCCTCGCCGATGCCCGCCGACAGGGCTATGACGAAGCCTATTTCCTCAACACCCGCGGTGACGTCTGCGAGGCCACAACCGCGAATCTTTTCGTGGTGAAAGGCGGCCGGATCACCACTCCTCCACTGTCGAGTGGTTGCCTCCCGGGAATCACCCGCGGCTGGCTGCTGGAAACGGCCGCCGCCCTGGGGCTCTCCATCGCCGAGGAGCGCGTGACACGGAACGATCTGTTGGAGGCTGACGAGGTCTTTCTCACCTCCGCCACACGCGGTCCGGTGGTGGTCTCCCGTTTGGATGGCCGCGAATATGCCCCTCCCGTGCTCACCCCCCGCTGTCGGGCGGCTTGGGAGCACGCCTGA
- a CDS encoding helix-turn-helix domain-containing protein, whose protein sequence is MLPVHEELFSGGLYVTHVGWERVLPGETYPKQDHHPLFYHYSWEEGRVLPEFCMAVVMAGKGESQTKSRHKVLGEGSVFLIAPGEWHRHRPCAETGWDLMWIHFNGGRPGEWLAKGAFGANHNYPAIEHADLFLEEFKRLVTKAHADPTRNSLQLSWQAVGLLSHFVVDEEAGGHAARKSTTGDAVVDAAIEHIWNFSHGMLDVPGVVEAVGTGRRSLERRFRAVTGHGVLEEIQHCRFTRAAWLLVETDLPVKTIVGRAGFNSHEQMRLVFHKRTGGSPEVYRESGGERK, encoded by the coding sequence GTGTTACCCGTCCATGAGGAGCTTTTCAGCGGGGGCTTGTATGTGACCCATGTGGGTTGGGAGCGGGTGCTCCCCGGAGAGACGTATCCGAAGCAGGATCACCATCCTCTGTTCTACCACTATTCGTGGGAGGAAGGCCGCGTGCTGCCGGAGTTTTGCATGGCGGTGGTGATGGCGGGGAAGGGGGAGTCCCAGACCAAATCCCGGCACAAGGTGCTGGGGGAAGGCAGCGTCTTTCTGATCGCTCCGGGTGAATGGCACCGCCACCGGCCTTGTGCGGAGACGGGTTGGGACCTGATGTGGATCCACTTCAATGGTGGAAGGCCCGGTGAATGGCTGGCGAAGGGGGCCTTTGGCGCGAATCACAACTATCCTGCGATCGAGCATGCGGATCTGTTTTTGGAGGAGTTCAAGAGACTGGTGACGAAGGCACACGCGGACCCGACGCGGAACTCGCTGCAGCTTTCATGGCAGGCGGTGGGGTTGCTGTCCCACTTCGTGGTCGATGAGGAGGCGGGCGGGCATGCGGCTCGGAAGAGCACGACCGGAGACGCGGTGGTGGATGCGGCGATCGAGCATATTTGGAACTTCAGCCACGGGATGCTGGATGTGCCGGGCGTGGTGGAGGCGGTGGGCACGGGACGCCGCAGCCTGGAGCGCCGGTTTCGTGCGGTGACCGGGCATGGCGTGCTGGAGGAGATCCAGCATTGCCGCTTCACGCGTGCGGCGTGGCTGCTGGTGGAGACGGATCTGCCGGTGAAGACGATCGTGGGTCGTGCCGGATTCAACAGCCACGAACAGATGCGGCTGGTTTTCCACAAGCGCACCGGGGGCTCACCGGAGGTTTACCGGGAATCCGGAGGGGAGAGAAAGTAA
- a CDS encoding DUF1553 domain-containing protein, translated as MPAISLAVLGTLLTSCKEGGKASVKTGDKSTGGEAPAAPHVVPVSAPAAPHVVPVSLPKEITFNEHIQPILSEYCYHCHGPDSGTRKPKDAPLRLDREADAFAKRENGQPVIIKGDPAASLLVKLIKSHDPKEVMPPPEGHKELKPQDIALLEEWIRQGAKYEPHWAFAAIKHPEPPAAGEGFATNPIDRFIAQKLEENGLKPNSPEDPRRFYRRLAFDLTGLPPSTADTDAFVKRSAEDPKKAVEEAADKLLATPSSAEHFTRQWLDAARYADTHGIHIDNYRAIWPYRDWVIGAFQANMPWDQFTIEQIAGDLLPTPTLDQQVATGFNRCLATTGEGGAIGEEYNAIYAKDRTETTSAVWLGLTTGCAACHDHKFDPVSTKEFYSMTAFFRNSTMSALDGNNAEHPPNVFVPLMSDRARWGELATAITDTNKQIAEREKTAQPDFQKWVSNPVITESKAIDSTLVLHLPLNENEGGIKGIVDGQAREWPDQPNRIDGPLGKAPVVSDKPIEIGDLASFSRGDRVTYGGFVRIEGTPTGAVVARMNPAQSFRGWDIYLQSGKPATHVIDTWDKAANKLTANDPLSPGVWHHVMMTYDGTRPGHQTCAIYVDGKKQNGSLSPSSVGGTIETPVPFRLGSRANNDSKLNGPVALQDFRFYRRLLAPEEIKDIADNSMLRSLAAIPAGQRTKVQNDQLFRHFISNVDVRSRELRTSLDALKTEQTTLRARGSVSLVMDEKKDSAPFAHVLARGVYSDKGEKVAPDVPAALPPLPANAPRNRLGLAQWLVDPANPLPARVTMNRAWYYFFGTGIVETTEDFGIMGARPSHPQLLDWLATEFITSKWDYRHMVKLFVTSATYRQSGNVTPEKLEKDPLNRLLSRGPRVRLDAEQLRDMALASSDLLVDKVGGPSVKPYQPEGIWEAVAMKESNTKNYKQDSGEALYRRSLYTFWKRSAAPPSMELFNAPSREVFCVRRERTNTPLQALVMLNDPQFVEAAKMLAAHALEKGSTFDARLDFITSRLIDRPLKAEERKVVKTTFDRLFANYTSKPDEAKQLLATGATAAPAQLPAPELAAWTVVSSQLMNLDETVTR; from the coding sequence GTGCCCGCGATCTCTCTTGCCGTACTCGGAACACTCCTCACCAGTTGCAAGGAAGGCGGAAAGGCTTCGGTGAAAACCGGAGACAAGAGCACCGGTGGAGAAGCTCCGGCGGCTCCGCACGTCGTGCCGGTCTCAGCTCCGGCGGCTCCGCACGTCGTGCCGGTCTCACTGCCGAAGGAGATCACTTTCAACGAACACATCCAGCCGATCCTCTCGGAGTATTGCTACCATTGCCATGGTCCCGACTCCGGCACGCGCAAGCCGAAGGACGCACCGCTGCGCCTGGATCGCGAGGCCGATGCCTTCGCCAAGCGCGAGAACGGACAACCGGTCATCATCAAGGGCGATCCCGCGGCCTCGCTGCTGGTGAAGCTCATCAAGTCCCATGACCCGAAGGAGGTCATGCCGCCACCGGAAGGCCACAAGGAACTCAAGCCGCAGGACATCGCGCTGCTTGAGGAATGGATCCGCCAGGGAGCGAAGTACGAGCCCCACTGGGCGTTCGCCGCGATCAAGCATCCCGAACCGCCCGCCGCCGGGGAAGGCTTCGCCACCAATCCCATCGACCGCTTCATCGCGCAGAAACTGGAAGAAAACGGTCTCAAGCCGAATTCGCCGGAAGATCCGCGCCGCTTCTACCGCCGCCTCGCTTTCGATCTCACCGGCCTACCTCCATCCACCGCGGACACGGATGCCTTCGTGAAACGTTCGGCGGAAGATCCGAAGAAGGCCGTGGAGGAAGCGGCGGACAAACTGCTGGCCACTCCATCCAGCGCGGAGCACTTCACCCGCCAATGGCTTGATGCCGCGCGCTACGCGGACACCCATGGCATCCACATCGACAACTACCGCGCCATCTGGCCCTACCGTGACTGGGTGATCGGCGCCTTCCAGGCAAACATGCCATGGGACCAGTTCACCATCGAGCAGATCGCCGGAGACCTGTTACCCACCCCGACCCTCGACCAGCAAGTGGCCACTGGTTTCAACCGTTGTCTCGCCACCACCGGCGAGGGTGGAGCGATCGGAGAGGAGTACAACGCGATCTACGCCAAGGATCGTACTGAGACGACCTCGGCGGTGTGGCTTGGTCTCACCACCGGTTGTGCCGCGTGCCACGATCACAAGTTCGACCCGGTTTCGACCAAGGAGTTCTACTCCATGACGGCGTTCTTCCGGAACAGCACCATGTCCGCGCTGGACGGCAACAACGCCGAGCACCCGCCGAACGTGTTCGTGCCGCTCATGAGCGACCGCGCCCGCTGGGGTGAACTGGCGACCGCCATCACGGACACCAACAAGCAGATCGCGGAGCGGGAAAAGACCGCCCAGCCGGATTTCCAGAAGTGGGTTTCGAATCCCGTCATCACCGAATCGAAAGCCATCGATTCCACCCTGGTGCTCCACCTTCCCCTCAATGAAAACGAGGGAGGTATCAAGGGCATCGTGGATGGCCAGGCCCGCGAGTGGCCGGACCAGCCAAACCGCATCGATGGTCCGCTCGGCAAGGCTCCGGTCGTCAGCGACAAGCCCATCGAGATCGGCGATCTCGCTTCCTTCTCGCGCGGGGACCGTGTGACTTACGGCGGCTTCGTCCGCATCGAGGGCACACCCACCGGCGCGGTCGTGGCCCGGATGAATCCCGCCCAATCGTTCCGCGGCTGGGACATCTACCTCCAGAGCGGAAAGCCCGCCACCCACGTCATCGATACCTGGGACAAGGCGGCGAACAAGCTCACGGCGAATGATCCGCTTTCCCCCGGCGTGTGGCACCACGTGATGATGACCTACGATGGCACCCGCCCGGGCCACCAGACCTGCGCGATCTATGTGGACGGGAAAAAGCAGAACGGCTCCCTGTCTCCAAGCTCCGTCGGCGGCACCATCGAAACCCCGGTTCCGTTCCGTCTCGGCTCGCGTGCCAACAACGACTCGAAGCTCAACGGCCCGGTCGCCCTCCAGGACTTCCGTTTCTACCGCCGCCTGCTCGCACCGGAGGAGATCAAGGACATCGCGGACAACAGCATGCTGCGCAGCCTTGCCGCCATCCCGGCCGGCCAGCGCACCAAGGTCCAGAACGACCAGCTCTTCCGCCACTTCATCAGCAACGTCGATGTCCGCTCGCGTGAACTGCGGACATCGCTCGACGCGCTCAAAACAGAGCAGACCACCTTGCGCGCACGCGGCTCGGTCAGTCTGGTCATGGATGAGAAGAAGGACTCCGCGCCCTTCGCGCATGTCCTCGCCCGTGGCGTCTATTCCGACAAGGGCGAGAAGGTGGCACCCGATGTTCCCGCCGCGCTGCCGCCGCTGCCCGCCAATGCTCCGCGCAACCGCCTCGGCCTGGCCCAATGGCTCGTTGATCCCGCCAATCCCCTGCCCGCCCGTGTGACGATGAACCGCGCTTGGTACTACTTCTTTGGTACTGGCATCGTCGAAACCACCGAGGACTTCGGCATCATGGGCGCGCGCCCGAGTCACCCGCAGCTTCTCGACTGGCTCGCCACCGAGTTCATCACGTCGAAGTGGGACTACCGCCACATGGTGAAGCTCTTCGTCACCTCCGCCACCTACCGCCAGTCCGGAAACGTGACTCCGGAGAAGCTGGAGAAGGACCCGCTCAACCGCCTGCTCTCGCGCGGCCCGCGCGTGCGCCTCGATGCCGAGCAACTCCGTGACATGGCCCTCGCCTCCTCCGACCTGCTGGTGGACAAGGTCGGCGGCCCCTCCGTGAAGCCCTACCAGCCGGAGGGCATCTGGGAAGCGGTGGCGATGAAGGAATCCAATACCAAGAACTACAAGCAGGATTCCGGTGAAGCCCTCTACCGCCGCTCGCTCTACACCTTCTGGAAGCGCAGCGCCGCACCTCCCAGCATGGAACTCTTCAATGCCCCGAGCCGCGAGGTCTTCTGCGTCCGCCGCGAGCGCACCAACACGCCCCTTCAAGCTCTGGTGATGCTCAATGATCCGCAGTTCGTGGAGGCCGCCAAGATGCTCGCCGCCCACGCGCTGGAGAAGGGCTCCACCTTCGATGCCCGTCTTGATTTCATCACCAGCCGTCTGATCGACCGCCCGCTGAAGGCCGAAGAACGCAAGGTGGTGAAGACGACCTTCGACCGCTTGTTCGCCAACTACACCTCCAAGCCGGACGAGGCGAAGCAACTGCTCGCCACCGGTGCCACCGCCGCACCCGCGCAACTCCCCGCTCCGGAACTCGCCGCCTGGACCGTCGTCTCCAGCCAGCTCATGAACCTCGACGAAACCGTCACCCGATGA
- a CDS encoding DUF1501 domain-containing protein, with product MNPIETYNNALTRRQFFRSSGSGLGVAALAALMGRTASGVVADSAGFLAGLPQIAPKAKRVIYISLIGAPSQLDTFDYKPALQKRFKEDLNEWLKSQGQRLTGMTSGQKAFPLAPSIFKFAQHGQSGAWVSELLPWTAKMVDDLCIIKSMHTDAINHEPANQLICTGSMQSGKPSMGSWMSYGLGSMNQDLPSFVVLHATHSSPYSNVQAISSRLWGSGYLPGKYAGVALRSLGDPVLFLKDTPGVSREVRRDMLDGLNDLNRKSYEAVGDPETQTRIQQYEMAFRMQASVPELADMSGESEKVHALYGPESKVRGTFANSALMARRLMERGVRFVQIFHRGWDQHGDLPRDLASQCKDVDQGCYGLIQDLKQRGMLEDTLVVFGGEFGRTIYCQGTLTETTYGRDHHPRCFSLWMAGGGIKSGQVYGETDEMSYNIVKDPVHVRDLHATILHTLGLNHERLTYKFQGLDQKLTGTEPAKVVKELLV from the coding sequence ATGAATCCGATCGAAACCTACAACAACGCGCTGACCCGCCGCCAGTTCTTCCGCAGCTCCGGCAGTGGTCTCGGCGTCGCGGCGCTGGCCGCCCTGATGGGCCGCACCGCTTCCGGCGTGGTCGCGGACTCCGCCGGATTCCTCGCCGGGCTGCCGCAGATCGCGCCGAAAGCGAAGCGGGTGATCTACATCTCGCTCATCGGCGCGCCTTCGCAGCTCGATACCTTCGACTACAAGCCCGCCCTTCAGAAGCGCTTCAAGGAAGACCTCAACGAGTGGCTGAAGTCGCAAGGCCAGCGCCTCACCGGCATGACCTCCGGCCAGAAGGCGTTCCCGCTCGCGCCCTCGATCTTCAAGTTCGCCCAGCACGGCCAGTCCGGCGCATGGGTCAGCGAGTTGCTGCCGTGGACCGCGAAGATGGTGGATGACCTTTGCATCATCAAATCGATGCATACCGATGCCATCAACCACGAACCCGCCAACCAGCTCATCTGCACCGGCTCGATGCAATCGGGCAAGCCATCGATGGGTTCGTGGATGTCCTATGGCCTTGGCTCGATGAACCAGGACCTGCCCTCCTTCGTCGTCCTCCACGCCACCCATTCCTCGCCCTACTCGAATGTCCAGGCCATCTCCTCGCGCCTGTGGGGCTCCGGCTACCTGCCCGGAAAATATGCCGGCGTGGCGCTGCGTTCGCTCGGTGATCCGGTGCTCTTCCTGAAGGACACGCCAGGCGTCTCGCGCGAGGTCCGCCGCGACATGCTCGACGGCCTCAATGATCTCAACCGGAAATCGTACGAAGCCGTCGGCGACCCGGAGACCCAGACCCGCATCCAGCAGTATGAGATGGCCTTCCGCATGCAGGCGTCCGTGCCTGAGCTCGCGGACATGTCCGGAGAGTCCGAGAAGGTTCACGCGCTCTATGGCCCGGAAAGCAAGGTCCGCGGCACCTTCGCCAACTCCGCGCTGATGGCGCGCCGCCTCATGGAGCGCGGCGTGCGCTTCGTGCAGATCTTCCACCGCGGCTGGGACCAGCACGGCGACCTGCCGCGCGATCTCGCCTCGCAGTGCAAGGACGTGGACCAGGGCTGCTACGGCCTGATCCAGGACCTCAAGCAGCGCGGCATGCTGGAGGATACTCTGGTCGTCTTCGGCGGCGAGTTCGGCCGCACGATCTACTGCCAGGGCACGCTCACCGAAACCACCTACGGCCGCGACCACCACCCGCGTTGCTTCAGCCTCTGGATGGCGGGCGGCGGCATCAAGAGCGGACAGGTCTATGGCGAGACGGATGAGATGTCCTACAACATCGTGAAGGATCCCGTGCATGTCCGCGACCTGCACGCCACCATCCTTCATACCCTCGGCCTCAATCACGAGCGCCTGACCTACAAGTTCCAGGGACTCGACCAAAAGCTCACCGGCACCGAACCGGCGAAGGTGGTGAAGGAATTGCTCGTGTAA
- a CDS encoding AraC family transcriptional regulator, with protein MKTVNPKQDFLRELAPGELQSLYDLMPDISFFMKDTKGRFVALNRMGCEFCGVASERDAFGCTDRDFFPRSNADEYMADDRAVMESGMPILNRIEPAPENKGSPRLVVTNKIPVRDRSGRIIGVAGFSRRVEHLRCADTVIKKLAAAVDLLHCHHAEPLTISDLAKRAGLSGSQFERLFRKAFATSPRQYLLCIRVESACRLLVETGETVASIAQQCGFYDHAHFTKAFVKEKGVTPSRFRKEHQASPGHAGKGRKS; from the coding sequence ATGAAAACGGTGAATCCGAAACAAGATTTCCTTCGCGAGCTCGCGCCGGGGGAACTCCAATCCCTCTACGATCTGATGCCGGACATCTCGTTTTTCATGAAGGACACCAAGGGGCGCTTCGTCGCTTTGAACAGGATGGGTTGCGAGTTCTGCGGTGTCGCATCCGAGCGCGATGCCTTCGGATGCACCGACCGGGATTTCTTCCCCCGGAGCAATGCCGACGAGTACATGGCCGATGATCGTGCGGTGATGGAATCCGGAATGCCCATTCTGAACCGGATCGAGCCCGCGCCTGAAAACAAGGGCTCACCCCGGCTGGTGGTCACCAACAAGATCCCGGTGAGAGACCGCAGCGGACGCATCATCGGCGTCGCTGGTTTCTCCCGCCGGGTCGAGCACCTGCGCTGTGCGGACACGGTCATCAAGAAGCTGGCCGCCGCCGTGGATTTGCTCCACTGCCACCATGCTGAACCGCTCACGATTTCCGATCTTGCGAAACGAGCCGGCCTCTCGGGCAGCCAGTTCGAGAGGCTGTTCCGCAAGGCATTCGCCACCAGCCCGCGTCAATACCTTCTGTGTATCCGCGTCGAAAGCGCCTGCCGTCTGCTGGTGGAAACCGGTGAAACCGTGGCCTCAATCGCCCAGCAATGCGGATTCTATGATCACGCCCATTTCACGAAGGCTTTCGTGAAGGAGAAAGGTGTCACTCCCTCCCGCTTTCGCAAGGAACATCAGGCCTCTCCCGGTCATGCGGGAAAGGGACGGAAATCCTGA